One window from the genome of Saimiri boliviensis isolate mSaiBol1 chromosome 2, mSaiBol1.pri, whole genome shotgun sequence encodes:
- the LOC101043949 gene encoding LOW QUALITY PROTEIN: olfactory receptor 13C7-like (The sequence of the model RefSeq protein was modified relative to this genomic sequence to represent the inferred CDS: inserted 2 bases in 1 codon): MVSSNQTSPVMGFILLGLSAHPKLEKTFFVLILLMYLVILLGNGVLILVTILDSCLHTPMYFFLGNLSFLDICYTTSSVPLILDSFLTPRKTISFSACAVQMFLSFAMEATECVLLSMMAFDRYVAICNPLRYPVVMSKAAYVPMAASSWVAGSLTATVQTSLAMRLPFCGDNIINHFTCEILAVLKLACADISVNVISVGVANVIFLGVPVLFISFSYVFILATILRIPSAEGRKRXFSTCSAHLTVVVVFYGTILFMHGKPRSKDPLGADKQDLADKLISLFYGVVTPMLNPIIYSLRNKDVKAAVRNLVFQKRFPQ; the protein is encoded by the exons ATGGTCAGTTCCAATCAGACCTCCCCTGTGATGGGGTTCATCCTCCTGGGCCTCTCTGCCCATCCAAAGCTGGAGAAGACATTCTTCGTGCTCATCCTGTTGATGTACCTGGTGATCCTGCTGGGCAATGGGGTCCTCATCCTGGTGACTATCCTTGACTCCTGCCTGCACACGCCCATGTACTTCTTCCTGGGGAACCTCTCCTTCCTGGACATCTGCTACACGACCTCCTCAGTCCCCCTCATCCTTGACAGCTTCCTGACCCCCCGGAAAACCATCTCCTTCTCAGCCTGTGCAGTGCAGATGTTCCTCTCCTTTGCCATGGAAGCCACAGAGTGTGTGCTCCTGAGCATGATGGCGTTCGATCGCTATGTGGCCATCTGCAACCCCCTTAGGTACCCTGTGGTCATGAGCAAGGCTGCCTATGTGCCCATGGCTGCCagctcctgggtagctggaagcCTCACTGCCACGGTGCAGACATCCCTTGCAATGAGGCTGCCCTTCTGTGGAGACAACATCATCAACCACTTCACCTGTGAGATTCTGGCTGTCCTGAAGTTGGCCTGTGCTGATATCTCTGTCAATGTGATCAGTGTGGGAGTGGCCAATGTGATCTTCCTGGGGGTCCCAGTTCTGTTCATCTCTTTCTCCTATGTCTTCATCCTTGCCACCATCCTGAGGATCCCCTCAGCAGAGGGGAGAAAACG CTTCTCCacctgctctgcccacctcacAGTCGTGGTCGTCTTCTATGGGACCATCCTCTTCATGCATGGGAAGCCCAGGTCTAAGGACCCGCTGGGGGCAGACAAGCAGGACCTTGCAGACAAACTCATCTCCCTCTTCTATGGGGTGGTGACCCCCATGCTTAACCCCATCATCTATAGCCTGAGGAACAAGGATGTGAAGGCCGCTGTGAGGAACCTGGTATTTCAGAAACGTTTCCCCCAGTGA